In a genomic window of Lycium ferocissimum isolate CSIRO_LF1 chromosome 9, AGI_CSIRO_Lferr_CH_V1, whole genome shotgun sequence:
- the LOC132030215 gene encoding ferredoxin C 2, chloroplastic isoform X3, with protein MDLQSPCCISLHRKPSLFPQLNSVNFPLNSLKCRRKTAVAVTGQNGSSSYSPSVPTHKVTVIDRQRDVVHEFLVPEDQYILHTAEDQNITLPFACRHGCCTSCAVRVKSGQLRQPEALGISAELKSKTCKRSDGRHHSVKFMRRIQAQITMVDTN; from the exons ATGGATCTTCAATCTCCTTGCTGCATTTCCCTTCACCGTAAACCTTCTCTTTTCCCTCAACTCAATTCCGTTAACTTCCCTTTGAATTCCCTCAAATGCCGCCGTAAAACTGCCGTTGCCGTCACGGGACAAAACGGTAGCAGCAGTTATTCTCCCTCAGTTCCCACACACAAAGTCACTGTTATCGACCGTCAACGTGACGTCGTTCATGAATTCCTCGTTCCCGAG GACCAATATATACTGCATACAGCAGAGGATCAGAACATTACGCTACCATTCGCTTGCAGGCATG GATGTTGCACAAGCTGTGCTGTTCGTGTAAAATCTGGGCAACTTAGACAACCCGAGGCATTAGGGATATCTGCAGAGTTGAAGTCCAAG ACATGTAAGAGATCTGATGGTAGGCATCACTCTGTCAAATTTATGAGGAGAATACAGGCTCAGATCACGATGGTTGATACCAATTAG
- the LOC132069379 gene encoding uncharacterized protein LOC132069379 translates to MMVQAAKHRTERSFAVGDWVFVKLHPYRQLSFKDHSFQKLSSKFYGPFQVTAKLKQRLGSHIASTTLPEVHSDSGHILVASEAILDRRQAQRRGKAITQVLVKWLNSAPEDSTWEELQDFSRKFPHFNP, encoded by the exons ATGATGGTGCAAGCTGCCAAACACAGAACTGAGAGGTCTTTTGCTGTTGGTGATTGGGTCTTTGTTAAGTTGCATCCTTATAGACAACTCTCTTTCAAAGATCACTCATTTCAGAAGCTGTCTTCTAAATTCTATGGTCCTTTCCAAGTTACTGCTAAG TTGAAACAGAGATTGGGATCTCATATTGCTTCCACCACTCTACCGGAAGTTCATTCAGATTCCGGTCATATCTTAGTAGCTTCTGAAGCTATTCTTGACAGGAGACAAGCTCAGAGAAGAGGCAAAGCAATCACACAAGTCTTGGTTAAATGGTTGAATTCTGCTCCTGAAGATAGCACATGGGAAGAACTGCAGGATTTTTCCAGGAAATTTCCTCATTTTAATCCTTGA